One Tolypothrix bouteillei VB521301 DNA window includes the following coding sequences:
- a CDS encoding YdcF family protein, whose protein sequence is MPSYQPKKYWLALVLLGIASATLFVFATTAFSIYIYGNPKGAIKADAAIVLGAAVWGEQPSPVFRERINHAINLYKRGTVRTIIFTGGVGAEKALAEAIVGKHYAVERGVKEADILIETESHTTHQNLKNAREVASKKKLRKFLIVSDPLHLKRAVLMAQDMGMEAHPSPTPTTRYRSFKSQFEFLMRETYFYFVYLVLKF, encoded by the coding sequence ATGCCCAGTTATCAACCTAAAAAATACTGGCTAGCCCTGGTGTTGCTTGGTATTGCGTCTGCAACCCTATTTGTGTTTGCAACAACAGCTTTTAGTATTTACATTTATGGCAATCCCAAGGGTGCTATTAAAGCCGATGCAGCAATAGTCTTGGGAGCAGCAGTTTGGGGAGAACAACCATCTCCAGTGTTTCGCGAAAGAATTAATCACGCCATCAATCTTTATAAGAGAGGAACTGTTCGTACCATTATCTTTACTGGAGGAGTTGGTGCGGAAAAAGCACTTGCTGAAGCGATCGTTGGTAAACACTATGCGGTAGAAAGGGGAGTCAAAGAAGCCGATATTCTTATTGAAACTGAATCTCACACAACCCATCAAAACTTGAAAAATGCTCGAGAAGTCGCTTCCAAGAAGAAATTGAGAAAATTTTTGATTGTCAGTGACCCCTTGCATCTCAAACGAGCAGTGCTAATGGCGCAAGATATGGGAATGGAAGCACATCCATCCCCCACACCCACTACCCGCTATCGCAGTTTCAAAAGCCAATTTGAGTTTTTGATGCGGGAGACGTACTTTTACTTTGTCTACCTTGTGTTGAAATTTTGA
- a CDS encoding response regulator: protein MKILLVEDNEHNALFLSKALERYNYQTEIVQNGQTALELVRAFEYDLILLDVMLPGLDGISVCSQLRQEGFQVPIMIITAKDSTSDRVRGLEAGADEYVVKPCELSELIARVRALLRRGREILPTVFAWENLQMDVNTKEVSYEKKRLHLTPKEYGLLELFLRNPGKIFSRNELLNRIWSSSESPGEEAVTTQIKGLRQKLKAAGMTADLIETVYGAGYRLREENRKTIEKADKEENSSLLSPLSCSSSSSVEAEVLAVVKTAWEDFRESFLRERFDLFELALNNLSTGNSDIHLLQQAQAEAHRLTGSLGSYGLPLGSKVAGELEFLLQTLITWKENAALLLNRLEKLTIKLKKILQERLDDEEGKNSSLVKTIFATNNTAIQQNQIKTVIRAHHLPSAKTQDVRVEALTKISETQEDLQLGLAERLQLFEKVLKHLSVGIPDNQLLQQAQAEAHELASSFGNYGLPMGSKAAREAEFLLQTLANWRQHTALLLNRFEKLTIWLKETLQQKPYIPSAPLVRQLPSTRLLIVDYDTVLTERIKQEAVTHNLQVEVATNISMAKSIIASRPPNVVLLDIALGTERENGLNFLAQLMEEKPELPAIVFTALNQLHYRVEVARLGAYTFLDKQTPVDEVLSKITEVVNQAPVSKGKVMVVDDDPLILYRIKTLLLPWKLQVTTLQFPEKFWQILEATSPDLLILDIEMPCFNGIELCQAVRNDNRWNWLPVLFLSVHSNAKIVHQLYAVGGDDYIQKPIIEHEFMTRIFNRLERSNDK from the coding sequence GTGAAGATTCTATTGGTAGAAGATAATGAGCACAATGCTTTGTTTTTATCAAAAGCATTAGAAAGGTATAACTACCAAACTGAGATAGTACAAAATGGTCAGACAGCCCTTGAATTGGTAAGAGCGTTTGAGTATGACCTTATTTTATTGGATGTGATGCTTCCTGGGTTGGATGGAATTAGCGTTTGCAGCCAACTTCGACAGGAAGGCTTTCAAGTGCCTATTATGATAATAACTGCTAAAGACAGTACAAGCGATCGCGTTAGGGGATTAGAAGCGGGAGCAGATGAATATGTCGTCAAACCCTGTGAATTATCAGAATTAATTGCGCGAGTTCGAGCTTTACTGCGGCGGGGAAGAGAAATTTTGCCAACGGTGTTTGCTTGGGAAAATTTACAGATGGACGTAAATACCAAAGAAGTCTCCTATGAGAAAAAGCGCTTGCACCTCACACCCAAAGAATATGGTTTGCTAGAGCTTTTTTTACGCAATCCAGGCAAAATATTCAGTCGGAATGAATTACTCAATCGTATTTGGTCATCCTCAGAATCTCCTGGAGAAGAGGCTGTTACAACCCAAATCAAAGGGTTGCGACAAAAACTAAAAGCCGCAGGAATGACAGCAGATTTAATTGAAACAGTCTATGGAGCAGGGTATCGTTTAAGAGAAGAAAATAGAAAAACAATAGAAAAAGCGGATAAGGAAGAAAATTCTTCTCTCTTGTCGCCCCTATCTTGCTCATCTTCCTCTAGTGTTGAAGCAGAAGTCTTAGCAGTCGTGAAAACGGCTTGGGAAGATTTTCGAGAGAGTTTTCTTAGAGAACGGTTTGATTTATTTGAACTAGCACTGAACAATTTATCAACTGGAAATTCAGACATTCACTTGCTTCAACAAGCACAAGCAGAAGCTCATCGTTTGACTGGTTCGTTGGGAAGTTACGGTTTGCCTTTAGGTTCAAAAGTAGCTGGAGAACTCGAATTTCTATTACAAACACTTATAACTTGGAAGGAAAATGCAGCATTACTCTTAAATCGATTGGAAAAATTAACAATCAAGTTAAAAAAAATCTTACAAGAGCGTTTGGATGATGAAGAAGGTAAGAATAGCTCTCTCGTTAAAACGATTTTTGCCACTAATAATACCGCCATACAGCAAAATCAAATCAAAACGGTCATAAGAGCCCACCATCTTCCTTCAGCAAAAACTCAAGACGTTAGAGTAGAAGCCTTAACTAAGATATCGGAAACACAGGAAGATTTACAACTAGGTTTAGCAGAACGATTGCAATTGTTTGAGAAAGTACTCAAGCATTTATCTGTTGGCATACCAGATAATCAATTACTGCAACAAGCACAGGCTGAAGCTCACGAGCTAGCAAGCTCTTTTGGAAATTACGGTTTACCAATGGGTTCTAAAGCTGCTCGAGAAGCGGAGTTTTTATTGCAAACTTTAGCAAATTGGAGACAACATACAGCATTATTATTAAATAGATTTGAAAAATTAACAATATGGCTAAAAGAAACCTTACAGCAAAAGCCATATATCCCGAGCGCACCTCTGGTTCGTCAGTTACCATCAACAAGATTACTTATTGTTGACTATGATACTGTCCTCACCGAACGTATTAAACAAGAAGCAGTCACTCACAACTTGCAGGTTGAGGTAGCAACAAATATCAGCATGGCAAAAAGTATCATTGCTTCACGTCCTCCCAATGTTGTTCTCCTAGATATTGCCCTCGGTACCGAGCGAGAAAATGGCTTAAACTTTTTGGCGCAACTTATGGAAGAGAAACCCGAGCTTCCCGCGATCGTTTTTACCGCATTAAATCAACTGCATTATCGTGTAGAAGTTGCACGCCTCGGAGCATATACTTTTTTAGACAAACAGACACCAGTCGATGAAGTGCTTTCCAAAATTACAGAAGTTGTGAATCAAGCTCCTGTTAGCAAAGGAAAAGTTATGGTTGTAGACGACGATCCCTTAATACTTTATCGCATCAAAACATTGCTATTGCCTTGGAAACTGCAAGTCACTACCCTACAATTCCCAGAAAAATTTTGGCAAATATTAGAAGCGACAAGTCCCGATCTACTTATTTTGGATATTGAAATGCCGTGTTTCAATGGTATTGAACTATGTCAAGCAGTGCGTAATGATAACCGTTGGAATTGGTTACCCGTATTATTTCTTTCCGTACATTCAAATGCCAAAATAGTCCATCAACTTTATGCAGTGGGAGGAGACGATTACATCCAAAAACCAATTATAGAACATGAATTTATGACCCGTATTTTTAATCGTTTAGAACGAAGCAATGATAAATAA
- a CDS encoding VOC family protein — MFSPNIAQDRQTTIQGIYEVCIGIQEPISAIQYWEQFGYRVGQQGELPAERAYQLYGVNSSLRSVRLYHQNTDHGLIRLMIWQNPTNEGLKMGSMKVKGNRWATTLTADVLNILNHIEDAKAAGWPIWYTYPRWEIIYNKERKSRPFIEPAIGVREMLMLQPLMRQVLFERFGYTVPNYGAINESSALKTSQFTHMGLVIQDDTKETLKFYDEVLGLLRVRDDVETSYESSLAGREIFDLQPKEKFYVTAFDDPRSSTTDLSAARSGRLYIIRFPDSVTLDSRFEFAQPGSLGMCLYTYQVKGLDAYCDRIKASPVQKYTTIVANEFEEMSFSFVSPDGYFWTLLESS; from the coding sequence ATGTTTTCCCCTAATATAGCTCAGGATCGACAAACTACTATTCAAGGTATCTACGAAGTCTGTATTGGCATTCAAGAACCGATTTCTGCCATTCAGTATTGGGAGCAATTTGGCTATCGTGTTGGTCAACAAGGGGAATTACCAGCAGAACGGGCTTACCAACTTTATGGTGTCAACTCAAGCTTGCGCTCAGTTCGCCTGTATCATCAAAACACAGATCACGGGTTGATCCGTCTTATGATTTGGCAAAACCCCACAAATGAAGGATTGAAGATGGGGTCAATGAAAGTTAAGGGAAATCGTTGGGCTACTACCCTAACTGCTGATGTACTTAATATTTTAAATCATATAGAGGATGCAAAAGCAGCAGGTTGGCCTATTTGGTACACCTACCCTCGTTGGGAAATCATTTACAACAAAGAGAGAAAAAGCCGTCCTTTTATTGAACCTGCTATTGGTGTGCGAGAAATGCTGATGCTGCAACCTCTCATGCGGCAGGTTTTATTTGAGAGGTTTGGTTACACCGTACCAAATTATGGAGCGATTAACGAAAGTTCCGCTTTGAAAACCAGCCAATTTACCCACATGGGTCTGGTGATTCAAGACGATACTAAAGAAACTTTAAAATTTTACGATGAGGTTTTGGGTCTGCTGCGAGTACGTGATGATGTGGAGACCAGTTATGAATCTTCCTTAGCAGGACGAGAAATTTTTGACCTCCAACCAAAGGAGAAGTTTTACGTCACAGCTTTTGACGATCCCCGTTCTTCAACAACAGACTTGTCTGCTGCTCGTTCTGGTAGACTTTACATCATTCGCTTTCCCGATTCTGTTACATTAGATTCCCGGTTTGAATTTGCACAACCAGGGTCTTTGGGAATGTGTTTGTATACTTATCAAGTCAAAGGGCTCGATGCGTACTGCGATCGCATTAAAGCAAGCCCAGTACAAAAATATACAACTATAGTTGCCAATGAGTTTGAGGAAATGAGTTTTTCCTTTGTTTCGCCAGATGGATACTTTTGGACATTGTTAGAATCCTCATAA